One Carassius auratus strain Wakin chromosome 3, ASM336829v1, whole genome shotgun sequence genomic region harbors:
- the LOC113054763 gene encoding sterol regulatory element-binding protein 2-like isoform X3 — translation MDATEFMDSVEQSLTELGDEFTLGDIDEMLQFVSNQGDFPDLFEDQMGGGAVAPMRPLPQTAPSTILTPPHTPIQTSSQIQTRTPPLLQPRPQPITQVQTQTFPMQTLAVQTQTQPQTVMIAPTGTPTHRFIHNQVICQQNPGAGFQAVSFSVIQPQMQSIMTSPQVQPMTIQHQRLLTPSGQTFQTLSTTPVHTVSQQVPVLLHQPQILKTDSLVLTTLKPDGTQVLSTVHNPPGLTTLTAPIQTTSLQTLMSSNILTTVPMVMGGGDKLPIKQLPSGTAHTGGGARVGMDQGVAITAGTGGVVKEGERRTTHNIIEKRYRSSINDKILELRDLVMGSDAKMHKSGVLRKAIDYIKYLQQVNHKLRQENLTLKMANHKNKSVCLSDDVDLKPEMAFISPPPSDSGSSSPPQLSPFCIDSEPGSPLLENESVKSEPDSPSSVGVMDSSRLLLCTLTFLCLSLNPLPSLLGSEDSAGLTVTHGTTRSLFSLPTQSFRAWLWCVLPWLLVWVLSGVGVVWGCVRVLYLWEPVTPLHSPTSVRFWRHRKQADLQLYRGDYAAAVVSLHTCLSILSRVLPSSTLDIICSLSWNLIRYCLRKPAPLGWLVRLVGGRHEGEESQTSSRDAALVYHQLSQLQLTGKLDQRPLWGVCVSLSAVNLSKSAEGKMPVAQRIQILVTAAISLRAALGKHLTCLPGYLLSCAEALACQSDSKLLPDCLRWIFTPLGRQFFLSCDWSVRAESSEQIFTSKRDEADPIAQLHRCFCEKLLERAVHTLIEPQSSKRAEDAGEFTGVLEFLQLLNSCTEDSAPSTAPFPALANQSSTPVRDPVCRWWASVLKAAVHWLQGDDASVRSLLAEAERMPRALHTLDHPLPRAVLALCKAVQMSVCPQKGEGVVSCLSHCQRSSAHLHISVCQTHNTWLHKGVELLVCDLLLTLRTSLWQRGGGSNGEPGPAPGSQLAGFQRDLSSLRKLGQAHGQAQHKLFLHETTVRLMAGASPTRTHQLLRHRTHNYSTTDGVCAPGERERAHAILLACRHLPLPLLTPPGHRARLLAEAKRTLERVGDRRSLQDCQQILLRLGGGTTIAAT, via the exons ATGGACGCCACAGAGTTCATGGACAGCGTGGAGCAGAGCCTGACGGAGCTGGGAGATGAGTTCACACTCGGAGACATCGACG AGATGCTGCAGTTCGTCAGTAATCAGGGGGATTTCCCGGATCTCTTCGAGGACCAGATGGGGGGCGGAGCCGTGGCACCGATGAGGCCCCTCCCACAAACAGCCCCCAGCACCATACTGACTCCCCCCCACACACCCATACAGACCAGCAGCCAGATACAGACACGCACACCACCGCTGCTGCAGCCACGACCACAGCCGATCACACAG GTGCAGACGCAGACGTTCCCCATGCAGACGCTGGCGGTGCAGACGCAGACTCAGCCGCAGACGGTGATGATCGCACCGACaggcacacccacacacagattCATACACAACCAGGTGATCTGTCAGCAGAACCCCGGCGCGGGCTTCCAGG CTGTGTCTTTCTCAGTCATCCAGCCGCAGATGCAGAGCATCATGACATCACCACAGGTCCAGCCCATGACCATCCAGCACCAGCGGCTGCTGACTCCGTCCGGTCAGACCTTCCAGACGCTGTCCACCACCCCGGTCCACACCGTATCCCAGCAGGTGCCT GTGCTGCTGCACCAGCCACAGATCCTGAAGACAGACTCTCTGGTTCTGACCACGCTCAAACCGGACGGGACACAGGTGCTGTCCACTGTCCATAACCCACCGGGCCTCACCACCCTCACGGCACCCATCCAGACCACCTCGCTGCAG ACGCTGATGAGCAGCAACATTCTGACCACTGTTCCCATGGTGATGGGAGGCGGAGACAAGCTGCCAATCAAGCAGCTCCCCTCGGGCACCGCCCACACAGGAGGCGGAGCCAGGGTGGGCATGGATCAGGGCGTGGCCATTACCGCTGGAACGGGAGGAGTCGTGAAGGAGGGTGAGAGACGGACGACACACAACATCATCGAGAAACGCTACAGATCGTCCATCAACGACAAGATCCTGGAGCTGCGCGACCTCGTGATGGGCAGCGACGCCAAG ATGCACAAGTCTGGCGTTCTGCGTAAAGCCATCGACTACATCAAGTACCTGCAGCAGGTGAACCACAAGCTCCGGCAGGAGAACCTGACGCTCAAGATGGCCAATCACAAGAACA AGTCGGTGTGTCTCTCTGATGATGTGGATCTGAAGCCGGAGATGGCCTTCATTTCTCCTCCTCCGTCAGATTCGGGCTCCAGCTCTCCTCCTCAGCTCTCGCCCTTCTGCATCGACTCGGAGCCGGGCAGCCCTCTGCTGGAGAACGAGAGC gtgaagaGCGAGCCGGACTCCCCGTCATCAGTGGGTGTGATGGACAGCTCTCGTCTGCTGCTCTGCACGCTCACCTTCCTCTGTCTGTCGCTCAATCCTCTTCCGTCTCTGCTGGGGTCCGAGGACAGCGCCGGGCTGACGGTCACACATGGAACCACACGCTCGCTCTTCTCTCTGCCCACGCAGAGCTTCA GGGCGTGGCTGTGGTGTGTGTTGCCGTGGCTCCTGGTGTGGGTCCTGAGCGGGGTGGGCGTGGTCTGGGGGTGTGTCCGTGTGCTGTACCTGTGGGAGCCGGTCACGCCCCTTCACTCGCCCACCTCAGTGCGCTTCtggagacacaggaaacaggcCGACCTGCAGCTGTAccgg ggtgATTACGCGGCGGCTGTGGTCAGTCTGCACACCTGTCTGTCCATCTTGTCCAGAGTGCTGCCCTCCTCCACCCTCGACATCATCTGCTCGCTCTCCTGGAACCTGATTCGCTACTGCCTGCGGAAACCCGCCCCCCTGGGCTGGCTGGTGCGTCTGGTTGGAGGAAGACATGAGGGGGAGGAGTCACAGACCAGCTCACGCGATGCAGCGCTGGTGTATCACCAACTCAGCCAGCTGCAgctcacag gtAAGCTGGATCAGCGGCCGctctggggtgtgtgtgtgtctctgagcgCTGTGAATCTGAGCAAGAGCGCGGAGGGGAAGATGCCGGTCGCTCAGCGGATCCAGATCTTAGTGACAGCAGCCATCAGTCTGAGAGCAGCGCTGGGGAAACACCTCACCTGTCTGCCC GGTTACCTGCTGAGCTGCGCCGAGGCTCTGGCCTGTCAGTCAGACTCTAAGCTCCTCCCAGACTGCCTGCGCTGGATCTTCACGCCGCTGGGCCGCCAGTTCTTCctgagctgtgattggtcagtgaGGGCGGAGAGCAGCGAGCAGATCTTCACATCTAAGAGAGATGAAG cGGATCCCATCGCGCAGCTGCACCGCTGCTTCTGTGAGAAGCTCCTGGAGAGAGCCGTGCACACACTGATCGAGCCGCAGAGCAGCAAACGAGCAGAGGACGCTGg GGAGTTCACTGGTGTTCTGGAGTTCCTGCAGCTGCTGAACAGCTGTACTGAAGACTCCGCCCCCTCCACCGCCCCCTTCCCTgcgctggccaatcagagctccACACCAG TCAGGGACCCTGTGTGCCGCTGGTGGGCGTCGGTGCTGAAGGCTGCGGTTCATTGGCTGCAGGGTGATGATGCGTCGGTGAGGTCACTGCTGGCGGAGGCGGAGCGAATGCCCAGAGCACTGCACACACTGGA tcacccGCTGCCGAGGGCCGTGCTAGCTCTGTGTAAGGCTGTGCAGATGAGTGTGTGTCCACAGAAGGGCGAGGGGGTCGTCAGCTGCCTCAGTCACTGCCAGCGCTCCAGTGCTCACCTGCACATCAGTGTGTGTCAGACACACAACACCTGGCTGCACAag GGGGTGGAGCTTCTGGTGTGTGACCTCCTCCTGACTCTGAGGACCAGCCTATGGCAGCGTGGAGGCGGGTCTAACGGGGAGCCAGGCCCCGCCCCCGGATCCCAATTGGCTGGATTTCAAAGGGACTTGAGCTCTCTTCGTAAGCTCGGCCAGGCCCACGGACAGGCCCAACACaag ctgtTCCTGCATGAGACGACGGTCCGACTGATGGCAGGAGCCAGTCCCACACGCACACACCAGCTGCTGCGACACCGAACACACAACTACAGCACGaccg ATGGTGTCTGTGCTCCGGGCGAGCGTGAGAGGGCTCATGCTATCCTGCTTGCATGTCGTCACCTGCCTCTGCCCCTGCTGACCCCGCCGGGTCACCGTGCTCGCCTGCTGGCCGAGGCCAAGCGCACGCTGGAGCGAGTGGGAGACCGCAGATCCCTGCAGGACTGTCAGCAGATACTGCTGCGGCTCGGAGGAGGAACCACCATCGCTgccacataa
- the LOC113054763 gene encoding sterol regulatory element-binding protein 2-like isoform X1, with amino-acid sequence MDATEFMDSVEQSLTELGDEFTLGDIDEMLQFVSNQGDFPDLFEDQMGGGAVAPMRPLPQTAPSTILTPPHTPIQTSSQIQTRTPPLLQPRPQPITQVQTQTFPMQTLAVQTQTQPQTVMIAPTGTPTHRFIHNQVICQQNPGAGFQAVSFSVIQPQMQSIMTSPQVQPMTIQHQRLLTPSGQTFQTLSTTPVHTVSQQVPVLLHQPQILKTDSLVLTTLKPDGTQVLSTVHNPPGLTTLTAPIQTTSLQVPTLMSSNILTTVPMVMGGGDKLPIKQLPSGTAHTGGGARVGMDQGVAITAGTGGVVKEGERRTTHNIIEKRYRSSINDKILELRDLVMGSDAKMHKSGVLRKAIDYIKYLQQVNHKLRQENLTLKMANHKNKSVCLSDDVDLKPEMAFISPPPSDSGSSSPPQLSPFCIDSEPGSPLLENESVKSEPDSPSSVGVMDSSRLLLCTLTFLCLSLNPLPSLLGSEDSAGLTVTHGTTRSLFSLPTQSFRAWLWCVLPWLLVWVLSGVGVVWGCVRVLYLWEPVTPLHSPTSVRFWRHRKQADLQLYRGDYAAAVVSLHTCLSILSRVLPSSTLDIICSLSWNLIRYCLRKPAPLGWLVRLVGGRHEGEESQTSSRDAALVYHQLSQLQLTGKLDQRPLWGVCVSLSAVNLSKSAEGKMPVAQRIQILVTAAISLRAALGKHLTCLPGYLLSCAEALACQSDSKLLPDCLRWIFTPLGRQFFLSCDWSVRAESSEQIFTSKRDEADPIAQLHRCFCEKLLERAVHTLIEPQSSKRAEDAGEFTGVLEFLQLLNSCTEDSAPSTAPFPALANQSSTPVRDPVCRWWASVLKAAVHWLQGDDASVRSLLAEAERMPRALHTLDHPLPRAVLALCKAVQMSVCPQKGEGVVSCLSHCQRSSAHLHISVCQTHNTWLHKGVELLVCDLLLTLRTSLWQRGGGSNGEPGPAPGSQLAGFQRDLSSLRKLGQAHGQAQHKLFLHETTVRLMAGASPTRTHQLLRHRTHNYSTTDGVCAPGERERAHAILLACRHLPLPLLTPPGHRARLLAEAKRTLERVGDRRSLQDCQQILLRLGGGTTIAAT; translated from the exons ATGGACGCCACAGAGTTCATGGACAGCGTGGAGCAGAGCCTGACGGAGCTGGGAGATGAGTTCACACTCGGAGACATCGACG AGATGCTGCAGTTCGTCAGTAATCAGGGGGATTTCCCGGATCTCTTCGAGGACCAGATGGGGGGCGGAGCCGTGGCACCGATGAGGCCCCTCCCACAAACAGCCCCCAGCACCATACTGACTCCCCCCCACACACCCATACAGACCAGCAGCCAGATACAGACACGCACACCACCGCTGCTGCAGCCACGACCACAGCCGATCACACAG GTGCAGACGCAGACGTTCCCCATGCAGACGCTGGCGGTGCAGACGCAGACTCAGCCGCAGACGGTGATGATCGCACCGACaggcacacccacacacagattCATACACAACCAGGTGATCTGTCAGCAGAACCCCGGCGCGGGCTTCCAGG CTGTGTCTTTCTCAGTCATCCAGCCGCAGATGCAGAGCATCATGACATCACCACAGGTCCAGCCCATGACCATCCAGCACCAGCGGCTGCTGACTCCGTCCGGTCAGACCTTCCAGACGCTGTCCACCACCCCGGTCCACACCGTATCCCAGCAGGTGCCT GTGCTGCTGCACCAGCCACAGATCCTGAAGACAGACTCTCTGGTTCTGACCACGCTCAAACCGGACGGGACACAGGTGCTGTCCACTGTCCATAACCCACCGGGCCTCACCACCCTCACGGCACCCATCCAGACCACCTCGCTGCAGGTCCCT ACGCTGATGAGCAGCAACATTCTGACCACTGTTCCCATGGTGATGGGAGGCGGAGACAAGCTGCCAATCAAGCAGCTCCCCTCGGGCACCGCCCACACAGGAGGCGGAGCCAGGGTGGGCATGGATCAGGGCGTGGCCATTACCGCTGGAACGGGAGGAGTCGTGAAGGAGGGTGAGAGACGGACGACACACAACATCATCGAGAAACGCTACAGATCGTCCATCAACGACAAGATCCTGGAGCTGCGCGACCTCGTGATGGGCAGCGACGCCAAG ATGCACAAGTCTGGCGTTCTGCGTAAAGCCATCGACTACATCAAGTACCTGCAGCAGGTGAACCACAAGCTCCGGCAGGAGAACCTGACGCTCAAGATGGCCAATCACAAGAACA AGTCGGTGTGTCTCTCTGATGATGTGGATCTGAAGCCGGAGATGGCCTTCATTTCTCCTCCTCCGTCAGATTCGGGCTCCAGCTCTCCTCCTCAGCTCTCGCCCTTCTGCATCGACTCGGAGCCGGGCAGCCCTCTGCTGGAGAACGAGAGC gtgaagaGCGAGCCGGACTCCCCGTCATCAGTGGGTGTGATGGACAGCTCTCGTCTGCTGCTCTGCACGCTCACCTTCCTCTGTCTGTCGCTCAATCCTCTTCCGTCTCTGCTGGGGTCCGAGGACAGCGCCGGGCTGACGGTCACACATGGAACCACACGCTCGCTCTTCTCTCTGCCCACGCAGAGCTTCA GGGCGTGGCTGTGGTGTGTGTTGCCGTGGCTCCTGGTGTGGGTCCTGAGCGGGGTGGGCGTGGTCTGGGGGTGTGTCCGTGTGCTGTACCTGTGGGAGCCGGTCACGCCCCTTCACTCGCCCACCTCAGTGCGCTTCtggagacacaggaaacaggcCGACCTGCAGCTGTAccgg ggtgATTACGCGGCGGCTGTGGTCAGTCTGCACACCTGTCTGTCCATCTTGTCCAGAGTGCTGCCCTCCTCCACCCTCGACATCATCTGCTCGCTCTCCTGGAACCTGATTCGCTACTGCCTGCGGAAACCCGCCCCCCTGGGCTGGCTGGTGCGTCTGGTTGGAGGAAGACATGAGGGGGAGGAGTCACAGACCAGCTCACGCGATGCAGCGCTGGTGTATCACCAACTCAGCCAGCTGCAgctcacag gtAAGCTGGATCAGCGGCCGctctggggtgtgtgtgtgtctctgagcgCTGTGAATCTGAGCAAGAGCGCGGAGGGGAAGATGCCGGTCGCTCAGCGGATCCAGATCTTAGTGACAGCAGCCATCAGTCTGAGAGCAGCGCTGGGGAAACACCTCACCTGTCTGCCC GGTTACCTGCTGAGCTGCGCCGAGGCTCTGGCCTGTCAGTCAGACTCTAAGCTCCTCCCAGACTGCCTGCGCTGGATCTTCACGCCGCTGGGCCGCCAGTTCTTCctgagctgtgattggtcagtgaGGGCGGAGAGCAGCGAGCAGATCTTCACATCTAAGAGAGATGAAG cGGATCCCATCGCGCAGCTGCACCGCTGCTTCTGTGAGAAGCTCCTGGAGAGAGCCGTGCACACACTGATCGAGCCGCAGAGCAGCAAACGAGCAGAGGACGCTGg GGAGTTCACTGGTGTTCTGGAGTTCCTGCAGCTGCTGAACAGCTGTACTGAAGACTCCGCCCCCTCCACCGCCCCCTTCCCTgcgctggccaatcagagctccACACCAG TCAGGGACCCTGTGTGCCGCTGGTGGGCGTCGGTGCTGAAGGCTGCGGTTCATTGGCTGCAGGGTGATGATGCGTCGGTGAGGTCACTGCTGGCGGAGGCGGAGCGAATGCCCAGAGCACTGCACACACTGGA tcacccGCTGCCGAGGGCCGTGCTAGCTCTGTGTAAGGCTGTGCAGATGAGTGTGTGTCCACAGAAGGGCGAGGGGGTCGTCAGCTGCCTCAGTCACTGCCAGCGCTCCAGTGCTCACCTGCACATCAGTGTGTGTCAGACACACAACACCTGGCTGCACAag GGGGTGGAGCTTCTGGTGTGTGACCTCCTCCTGACTCTGAGGACCAGCCTATGGCAGCGTGGAGGCGGGTCTAACGGGGAGCCAGGCCCCGCCCCCGGATCCCAATTGGCTGGATTTCAAAGGGACTTGAGCTCTCTTCGTAAGCTCGGCCAGGCCCACGGACAGGCCCAACACaag ctgtTCCTGCATGAGACGACGGTCCGACTGATGGCAGGAGCCAGTCCCACACGCACACACCAGCTGCTGCGACACCGAACACACAACTACAGCACGaccg ATGGTGTCTGTGCTCCGGGCGAGCGTGAGAGGGCTCATGCTATCCTGCTTGCATGTCGTCACCTGCCTCTGCCCCTGCTGACCCCGCCGGGTCACCGTGCTCGCCTGCTGGCCGAGGCCAAGCGCACGCTGGAGCGAGTGGGAGACCGCAGATCCCTGCAGGACTGTCAGCAGATACTGCTGCGGCTCGGAGGAGGAACCACCATCGCTgccacataa
- the LOC113054763 gene encoding sterol regulatory element-binding protein 2-like isoform X2 yields MDATEFMDSVEQSLTELGDEFTLGDIDEMLQFVSNQGDFPDLFEDQMGGGAVAPMRPLPQTAPSTILTPPHTPIQTSSQIQTRTPPLLQPRPQPITQVQTQTFPMQTLAVQTQTQPQTVMIAPTGTPTHRFIHNQVICQQNPGAGFQVIQPQMQSIMTSPQVQPMTIQHQRLLTPSGQTFQTLSTTPVHTVSQQVPVLLHQPQILKTDSLVLTTLKPDGTQVLSTVHNPPGLTTLTAPIQTTSLQVPTLMSSNILTTVPMVMGGGDKLPIKQLPSGTAHTGGGARVGMDQGVAITAGTGGVVKEGERRTTHNIIEKRYRSSINDKILELRDLVMGSDAKMHKSGVLRKAIDYIKYLQQVNHKLRQENLTLKMANHKNKSVCLSDDVDLKPEMAFISPPPSDSGSSSPPQLSPFCIDSEPGSPLLENESVKSEPDSPSSVGVMDSSRLLLCTLTFLCLSLNPLPSLLGSEDSAGLTVTHGTTRSLFSLPTQSFRAWLWCVLPWLLVWVLSGVGVVWGCVRVLYLWEPVTPLHSPTSVRFWRHRKQADLQLYRGDYAAAVVSLHTCLSILSRVLPSSTLDIICSLSWNLIRYCLRKPAPLGWLVRLVGGRHEGEESQTSSRDAALVYHQLSQLQLTGKLDQRPLWGVCVSLSAVNLSKSAEGKMPVAQRIQILVTAAISLRAALGKHLTCLPGYLLSCAEALACQSDSKLLPDCLRWIFTPLGRQFFLSCDWSVRAESSEQIFTSKRDEADPIAQLHRCFCEKLLERAVHTLIEPQSSKRAEDAGEFTGVLEFLQLLNSCTEDSAPSTAPFPALANQSSTPVRDPVCRWWASVLKAAVHWLQGDDASVRSLLAEAERMPRALHTLDHPLPRAVLALCKAVQMSVCPQKGEGVVSCLSHCQRSSAHLHISVCQTHNTWLHKGVELLVCDLLLTLRTSLWQRGGGSNGEPGPAPGSQLAGFQRDLSSLRKLGQAHGQAQHKLFLHETTVRLMAGASPTRTHQLLRHRTHNYSTTDGVCAPGERERAHAILLACRHLPLPLLTPPGHRARLLAEAKRTLERVGDRRSLQDCQQILLRLGGGTTIAAT; encoded by the exons ATGGACGCCACAGAGTTCATGGACAGCGTGGAGCAGAGCCTGACGGAGCTGGGAGATGAGTTCACACTCGGAGACATCGACG AGATGCTGCAGTTCGTCAGTAATCAGGGGGATTTCCCGGATCTCTTCGAGGACCAGATGGGGGGCGGAGCCGTGGCACCGATGAGGCCCCTCCCACAAACAGCCCCCAGCACCATACTGACTCCCCCCCACACACCCATACAGACCAGCAGCCAGATACAGACACGCACACCACCGCTGCTGCAGCCACGACCACAGCCGATCACACAG GTGCAGACGCAGACGTTCCCCATGCAGACGCTGGCGGTGCAGACGCAGACTCAGCCGCAGACGGTGATGATCGCACCGACaggcacacccacacacagattCATACACAACCAGGTGATCTGTCAGCAGAACCCCGGCGCGGGCTTCCAGG TCATCCAGCCGCAGATGCAGAGCATCATGACATCACCACAGGTCCAGCCCATGACCATCCAGCACCAGCGGCTGCTGACTCCGTCCGGTCAGACCTTCCAGACGCTGTCCACCACCCCGGTCCACACCGTATCCCAGCAGGTGCCT GTGCTGCTGCACCAGCCACAGATCCTGAAGACAGACTCTCTGGTTCTGACCACGCTCAAACCGGACGGGACACAGGTGCTGTCCACTGTCCATAACCCACCGGGCCTCACCACCCTCACGGCACCCATCCAGACCACCTCGCTGCAGGTCCCT ACGCTGATGAGCAGCAACATTCTGACCACTGTTCCCATGGTGATGGGAGGCGGAGACAAGCTGCCAATCAAGCAGCTCCCCTCGGGCACCGCCCACACAGGAGGCGGAGCCAGGGTGGGCATGGATCAGGGCGTGGCCATTACCGCTGGAACGGGAGGAGTCGTGAAGGAGGGTGAGAGACGGACGACACACAACATCATCGAGAAACGCTACAGATCGTCCATCAACGACAAGATCCTGGAGCTGCGCGACCTCGTGATGGGCAGCGACGCCAAG ATGCACAAGTCTGGCGTTCTGCGTAAAGCCATCGACTACATCAAGTACCTGCAGCAGGTGAACCACAAGCTCCGGCAGGAGAACCTGACGCTCAAGATGGCCAATCACAAGAACA AGTCGGTGTGTCTCTCTGATGATGTGGATCTGAAGCCGGAGATGGCCTTCATTTCTCCTCCTCCGTCAGATTCGGGCTCCAGCTCTCCTCCTCAGCTCTCGCCCTTCTGCATCGACTCGGAGCCGGGCAGCCCTCTGCTGGAGAACGAGAGC gtgaagaGCGAGCCGGACTCCCCGTCATCAGTGGGTGTGATGGACAGCTCTCGTCTGCTGCTCTGCACGCTCACCTTCCTCTGTCTGTCGCTCAATCCTCTTCCGTCTCTGCTGGGGTCCGAGGACAGCGCCGGGCTGACGGTCACACATGGAACCACACGCTCGCTCTTCTCTCTGCCCACGCAGAGCTTCA GGGCGTGGCTGTGGTGTGTGTTGCCGTGGCTCCTGGTGTGGGTCCTGAGCGGGGTGGGCGTGGTCTGGGGGTGTGTCCGTGTGCTGTACCTGTGGGAGCCGGTCACGCCCCTTCACTCGCCCACCTCAGTGCGCTTCtggagacacaggaaacaggcCGACCTGCAGCTGTAccgg ggtgATTACGCGGCGGCTGTGGTCAGTCTGCACACCTGTCTGTCCATCTTGTCCAGAGTGCTGCCCTCCTCCACCCTCGACATCATCTGCTCGCTCTCCTGGAACCTGATTCGCTACTGCCTGCGGAAACCCGCCCCCCTGGGCTGGCTGGTGCGTCTGGTTGGAGGAAGACATGAGGGGGAGGAGTCACAGACCAGCTCACGCGATGCAGCGCTGGTGTATCACCAACTCAGCCAGCTGCAgctcacag gtAAGCTGGATCAGCGGCCGctctggggtgtgtgtgtgtctctgagcgCTGTGAATCTGAGCAAGAGCGCGGAGGGGAAGATGCCGGTCGCTCAGCGGATCCAGATCTTAGTGACAGCAGCCATCAGTCTGAGAGCAGCGCTGGGGAAACACCTCACCTGTCTGCCC GGTTACCTGCTGAGCTGCGCCGAGGCTCTGGCCTGTCAGTCAGACTCTAAGCTCCTCCCAGACTGCCTGCGCTGGATCTTCACGCCGCTGGGCCGCCAGTTCTTCctgagctgtgattggtcagtgaGGGCGGAGAGCAGCGAGCAGATCTTCACATCTAAGAGAGATGAAG cGGATCCCATCGCGCAGCTGCACCGCTGCTTCTGTGAGAAGCTCCTGGAGAGAGCCGTGCACACACTGATCGAGCCGCAGAGCAGCAAACGAGCAGAGGACGCTGg GGAGTTCACTGGTGTTCTGGAGTTCCTGCAGCTGCTGAACAGCTGTACTGAAGACTCCGCCCCCTCCACCGCCCCCTTCCCTgcgctggccaatcagagctccACACCAG TCAGGGACCCTGTGTGCCGCTGGTGGGCGTCGGTGCTGAAGGCTGCGGTTCATTGGCTGCAGGGTGATGATGCGTCGGTGAGGTCACTGCTGGCGGAGGCGGAGCGAATGCCCAGAGCACTGCACACACTGGA tcacccGCTGCCGAGGGCCGTGCTAGCTCTGTGTAAGGCTGTGCAGATGAGTGTGTGTCCACAGAAGGGCGAGGGGGTCGTCAGCTGCCTCAGTCACTGCCAGCGCTCCAGTGCTCACCTGCACATCAGTGTGTGTCAGACACACAACACCTGGCTGCACAag GGGGTGGAGCTTCTGGTGTGTGACCTCCTCCTGACTCTGAGGACCAGCCTATGGCAGCGTGGAGGCGGGTCTAACGGGGAGCCAGGCCCCGCCCCCGGATCCCAATTGGCTGGATTTCAAAGGGACTTGAGCTCTCTTCGTAAGCTCGGCCAGGCCCACGGACAGGCCCAACACaag ctgtTCCTGCATGAGACGACGGTCCGACTGATGGCAGGAGCCAGTCCCACACGCACACACCAGCTGCTGCGACACCGAACACACAACTACAGCACGaccg ATGGTGTCTGTGCTCCGGGCGAGCGTGAGAGGGCTCATGCTATCCTGCTTGCATGTCGTCACCTGCCTCTGCCCCTGCTGACCCCGCCGGGTCACCGTGCTCGCCTGCTGGCCGAGGCCAAGCGCACGCTGGAGCGAGTGGGAGACCGCAGATCCCTGCAGGACTGTCAGCAGATACTGCTGCGGCTCGGAGGAGGAACCACCATCGCTgccacataa